One part of the Dermacentor silvarum isolate Dsil-2018 chromosome 6, BIME_Dsil_1.4, whole genome shotgun sequence genome encodes these proteins:
- the LOC119455864 gene encoding uncharacterized protein LOC119455864 isoform X1: protein MEWWNIVTTVLGIVGSSMAIRDWSVCEDPTYSCGPLPPIIPESYIMKYEWIDLVRNQTGWVEEYFDREKLRAKISVVIRGEKVVSIYDYFSETVATYSSDRPGAKPSLDPESQETCEIVEMSTYRGTQLPFGYKYRGERPRQSRMDSSNEALRFGGPYRVHFVRPAMAEETRHLPANLFESCAYDKDEDATYRMRYYWSANASFFFPNGEVDVPIRIEQKGSFPNSDEDEQVMPWNTIRNVAWYQSNPDFSDEDFEVPRQMYCKNNANDREMPQPPDTFSFRVEEVSFTLDDTGSNVGEFTSTSFKEIWYDAMRHLARVDIMPSEEEKRWPLINETGGLDTMLSIVLDYGAEAAFVTHPSSGECVVRKLTTDFFLSEPNGTVGVEMLDPEKLFGFTKEHRFQGRYKIRGIEVETWTALINESLDVAENTMKRHEISLMTDSEAERSGERDIEFVPVQESIYIDKHQVTKDGVTEFKQHVVMKNYFKFTSEQPPLSVFEAPGCIPRHEARTFKVSFNGKDYKVIRQNRPLFIDALRGSLKDYGDIDTILRIEVIGVYFYRRKNEITAFFKILEPLSELQQKHVVTVDESVQKIAQRVQNGSFIFTLVLADENDKTQLRTYEVLKDSFVEAQWPKMKSTLYYQPQKDLG from the exons ATGGAATGGTGGAA CATAGTTACGACGGTGCTGGGCATCGTCGGCTCGTCGATGGCGATAAGGGATTGGTCCGTGTGTGAGGATCCGACGTACTCGTGCG GTCCACTTCCGCCCATAATACCGGAGAGCTACATCATGAAGTACGAGTGGATCGACCTGGTGCGCAATCAGACAGGGTGGGTGGAGGAGTACTTCGACAGAGAGAAGCTGCGTGCCAAGATCTCGGTCGTTATACGCGGCGAGAAAGTCGTCAGCATATACGACTACTTCAGCGAGACGGTGGCCACGTACAGCTCTGACAGACCCGGAG CCAAGCCATCGCTTGACCCGGAGAGCCAAGAAACGTGCGAGATTGTCGAGATGTCCACGTATCGTGGCACCCAGCTTCCGTTCGGCTACAAGTATCGCGGCGAACGACCGCGCCAATCCCGCATGGACAGCTCGAACGAGGCCCTGCGCTTTGGGGGGCCTTACCGTGTCCACTTCGTGCGTCCTGCCATGGCCGAGGAGACGCGCCACCTGCCGGCCAACCTGTTCGAAAGCTGTGCCTACGACAAGGACGAAGACGCCACTTACCGCATGCGATACTACTGGTCGGCCA ACGCGTCATTTTTCTTCCCAAACGGAGAAGTGGATGTTCCTATCCGTATCGAGCAGAAAGGGAGCTTCCCGAATTCTGACGAGGACGAGCAAGTCATGCCATGGAACACGATTCGGAATGTCGCTTGGTACCAGTCAAACCCGGATTTTTCGGACGAGGATTTTGAA GTGCCTCGGCAAATGTACTGCAAGAACAACGCCAACGACCGGGAGATGCCACAACCACCGGACACGTTCAGCTTTCGAGTCGAAGAGGTCTCCTTTACCCTCGATGACACCGGGTCCAATGTCGGAGAATTCACGTCGACGTCATTCAAAGAG ATCTGGTACGACGCAATGAGGCACCTGGCCAGGGTGGACATAATGCCATCCGAGGAAGAGAAGCGCTGGCCGCTTATAAACGAAACGGGCGGCTTGGATACCATGCTTTCGATCGTCCTTGACTATGGAGCAG aagccgCATTCGTCACGCATCCTTCAAGCGGGGAGTGCGTCGTGAGAAAGCTCACAACGGATTTCTTTCTCTCGGAACCAAACGGCACCGTGGGTGTTGAAATGTTAGACCCGGAGAAACTATTTGGTTTCACGAAGGAACACCGCTTTCAAGGAAGA TACAAGATAAGAGGAATAGAGGTTGAAACATGGACGGCTCTTATCAATGAATCGCTGGATGTTGCGGAGAATACTATGAAGAGGCACGAGATATCACTTATGACG GACTCTGAAGCAGAGCGCTCAGGTGAGCGTGATATTGAGTTTGTTCCTGTCCAGGAAAGCATCTACATCGACAAGCatcag GTTACAAAGGACGGAGTAACGGAATTCAAGCAGCACGTGGTGATGAAGAACTACTTCAAGTTTACCTCGGAACAGCCGCCACTGTCGGTGTTTGAAGCACCGGGTTGTATCCCTCGTCATGAAGCAAGGACGTTCAAAGTTTCGTTCAACG GAAAGGATTACAAGGTCATTCGGCAAAACAGGCCATTGTTTATCGATGCCCTTCGAGGATCGCTGAAAGACTATGGAGATATAGACACTATATTGCGAATCGAGGTCATCGGC GTATACTTTTATCGAAGAAAGAATGAAATAACGGCTTTCTTCAAGATTTTGGAACCCTTGTCTGAACTTCAGCAGAAGCATGTGGTTACTGTCGATGAATCAGTTCAAAAAATTGCGCAGCGGGTCCAAAATGGAAGCTTTATTTTCACTCTTGTGCTTGCGGACGAAAACGACAAAACGCAG CTGCGTACCTACGAGGTGCTGAAGGACTCTTTCGTGGAGGCACAATGGCCAAAGATGAAAAGTACGCTTTATTACCAACCACAGAAGGACCTTGGATGA
- the LOC119455864 gene encoding uncharacterized protein LOC119455864 isoform X2 — MKYEWIDLVRNQTGWVEEYFDREKLRAKISVVIRGEKVVSIYDYFSETVATYSSDRPGAKPSLDPESQETCEIVEMSTYRGTQLPFGYKYRGERPRQSRMDSSNEALRFGGPYRVHFVRPAMAEETRHLPANLFESCAYDKDEDATYRMRYYWSANASFFFPNGEVDVPIRIEQKGSFPNSDEDEQVMPWNTIRNVAWYQSNPDFSDEDFEVPRQMYCKNNANDREMPQPPDTFSFRVEEVSFTLDDTGSNVGEFTSTSFKEIWYDAMRHLARVDIMPSEEEKRWPLINETGGLDTMLSIVLDYGAEAAFVTHPSSGECVVRKLTTDFFLSEPNGTVGVEMLDPEKLFGFTKEHRFQGRYKIRGIEVETWTALINESLDVAENTMKRHEISLMTDSEAERSGERDIEFVPVQESIYIDKHQVTKDGVTEFKQHVVMKNYFKFTSEQPPLSVFEAPGCIPRHEARTFKVSFNGKDYKVIRQNRPLFIDALRGSLKDYGDIDTILRIEVIGVYFYRRKNEITAFFKILEPLSELQQKHVVTVDESVQKIAQRVQNGSFIFTLVLADENDKTQLRTYEVLKDSFVEAQWPKMKSTLYYQPQKDLG; from the exons ATGAAGTACGAGTGGATCGACCTGGTGCGCAATCAGACAGGGTGGGTGGAGGAGTACTTCGACAGAGAGAAGCTGCGTGCCAAGATCTCGGTCGTTATACGCGGCGAGAAAGTCGTCAGCATATACGACTACTTCAGCGAGACGGTGGCCACGTACAGCTCTGACAGACCCGGAG CCAAGCCATCGCTTGACCCGGAGAGCCAAGAAACGTGCGAGATTGTCGAGATGTCCACGTATCGTGGCACCCAGCTTCCGTTCGGCTACAAGTATCGCGGCGAACGACCGCGCCAATCCCGCATGGACAGCTCGAACGAGGCCCTGCGCTTTGGGGGGCCTTACCGTGTCCACTTCGTGCGTCCTGCCATGGCCGAGGAGACGCGCCACCTGCCGGCCAACCTGTTCGAAAGCTGTGCCTACGACAAGGACGAAGACGCCACTTACCGCATGCGATACTACTGGTCGGCCA ACGCGTCATTTTTCTTCCCAAACGGAGAAGTGGATGTTCCTATCCGTATCGAGCAGAAAGGGAGCTTCCCGAATTCTGACGAGGACGAGCAAGTCATGCCATGGAACACGATTCGGAATGTCGCTTGGTACCAGTCAAACCCGGATTTTTCGGACGAGGATTTTGAA GTGCCTCGGCAAATGTACTGCAAGAACAACGCCAACGACCGGGAGATGCCACAACCACCGGACACGTTCAGCTTTCGAGTCGAAGAGGTCTCCTTTACCCTCGATGACACCGGGTCCAATGTCGGAGAATTCACGTCGACGTCATTCAAAGAG ATCTGGTACGACGCAATGAGGCACCTGGCCAGGGTGGACATAATGCCATCCGAGGAAGAGAAGCGCTGGCCGCTTATAAACGAAACGGGCGGCTTGGATACCATGCTTTCGATCGTCCTTGACTATGGAGCAG aagccgCATTCGTCACGCATCCTTCAAGCGGGGAGTGCGTCGTGAGAAAGCTCACAACGGATTTCTTTCTCTCGGAACCAAACGGCACCGTGGGTGTTGAAATGTTAGACCCGGAGAAACTATTTGGTTTCACGAAGGAACACCGCTTTCAAGGAAGA TACAAGATAAGAGGAATAGAGGTTGAAACATGGACGGCTCTTATCAATGAATCGCTGGATGTTGCGGAGAATACTATGAAGAGGCACGAGATATCACTTATGACG GACTCTGAAGCAGAGCGCTCAGGTGAGCGTGATATTGAGTTTGTTCCTGTCCAGGAAAGCATCTACATCGACAAGCatcag GTTACAAAGGACGGAGTAACGGAATTCAAGCAGCACGTGGTGATGAAGAACTACTTCAAGTTTACCTCGGAACAGCCGCCACTGTCGGTGTTTGAAGCACCGGGTTGTATCCCTCGTCATGAAGCAAGGACGTTCAAAGTTTCGTTCAACG GAAAGGATTACAAGGTCATTCGGCAAAACAGGCCATTGTTTATCGATGCCCTTCGAGGATCGCTGAAAGACTATGGAGATATAGACACTATATTGCGAATCGAGGTCATCGGC GTATACTTTTATCGAAGAAAGAATGAAATAACGGCTTTCTTCAAGATTTTGGAACCCTTGTCTGAACTTCAGCAGAAGCATGTGGTTACTGTCGATGAATCAGTTCAAAAAATTGCGCAGCGGGTCCAAAATGGAAGCTTTATTTTCACTCTTGTGCTTGCGGACGAAAACGACAAAACGCAG CTGCGTACCTACGAGGTGCTGAAGGACTCTTTCGTGGAGGCACAATGGCCAAAGATGAAAAGTACGCTTTATTACCAACCACAGAAGGACCTTGGATGA